Genomic segment of Halostella limicola:
GATAACGTCGAGCAGTTCCGGTAGCTGCCGGACGACGAGCCACGTGATGCCGACGAGCGCGACGACCGAGAGGCTCTGGGCGATGACTCGGTCCGCGATGAAGAAGGAGGCGAGGTGCGGGTCCTGATAGCCGGCGTACTCTGTGGCGACGTGGACGAAGGCGTCCTGCTGGAACCACTGCCGGCCGAACGCGACCGCGATGAACACGTTCCGGGCGATGTTCAGCACCCAGATGATCGCGACGGCGGTGGCGAGCGCCTTCGCCTTCCGGCGGAGCGGGGCCCGGACCGCGGCGATGAGGCCGCCGAAGATGGCCATGCTCCCGATGCCCGTGCAGGCGGTGACGATGTGGGTCGTGTAGGTGTGACCGGTGGCGTCCTCGAAGACGAACATCGCCAGGTAGCCGTAAACGGGGCCCTCCTTGTCGATCGGGACGAACTCCGGCGAGTAGCCGAGCGCCGTCATGACGGCGTAGGTCTGGCTCGCGACGGTCTCGACGAGGAAACGGCGGAAAAGCGGGACCGTCTCCGCGGGGAGGTAGA
This window contains:
- the artA gene encoding archaeosortase A, which produces MKVLALADAFAPLASASDALAWVVVLGFVLASALTWAGRRTVARYLASGTWALFGVFWLSVFPTFWFEMKSAIEGSLSLVAVPACLYTAYLLYDGRESLLTLSHAVGVMGLIYLPAETVPLFRRFLVETVASQTYAVMTALGYSPEFVPIDKEGPVYGYLAMFVFEDATGHTYTTHIVTACTGIGSMAIFGGLIAAVRAPLRRKAKALATAVAIIWVLNIARNVFIAVAFGRQWFQQDAFVHVATEYAGYQDPHLASFFIADRVIAQSLSVVALVGITWLVVRQLPELLDVIEEALFVLTGTEYDLAAAIGQPVRADGGPEE